The genomic stretch AGCCGAATCATTTCGTCTGTATGAGGGAGAGGAATGGAAATATACTCTCCCGGCTGCACGGTCAATGCTTTATTTAAGTAGGGGGTTAGTTCGTTCTCTTGTATCCTTAATATGCTTTCATAGGATTGTATGAAATCCATTTGTTCATAGGATGAAAATCTTGAAATGGCATATTCATTACGATGGGCAATGCGACCGTTCCTATCCAAAATAAAGAGGGACAAGGGAATGGCATCGTAATGAGCAAAAAAGGAAGCTGTCATCATTAGGTGTACCCTCCACATCTCATTAGCTATCAATCTATTATAACAAATGAATAAGGGGGAATGGGCAGGGGGGGTCAGGTTCGTACCTGACCCCCTGCCTCTTTCGCAATTATCGAGAAAATCATATTGTTGTATCACACATAATACTGTATGATACATAGTATAAATGGTGTACGACATACAGTATGGAAGTTGGTGTAGATGTGACGCTGTTACAGTCATTAATTACGGAGCTTAGAAGAGGAACGTTAACGCTTGCGGTACTCAGCCAATTAAGGTCTCCTCAATATGGGTATTCACTTGTTCAGTCGCTTGAAAAGTCAGGGATTTCTATTGAACAGAGCACGCTATACCCGCTCCTTCGCAGATTAGAAAAGCAGGAACTTGTGACGAGTAGTTGGGATACGACGGAAAGCAGACCGCGTAAGTATTACGTTTTAAGTGTATATGGTCGTGACATTTTCGAGCAGCTAAAGGCGGAGTGGGAAAAAACATCAACCGAGCTAAGGTCCTTATTGAAAGGAGAGGAAGAGCGTGAATCTGATTGAGGTTTACATTGGAGAAGTGACAAGAAGGCTTCCTGAATCGAATCGCGAGGACATTGCGCTAGAGTTAAGGTCGACAATTGAGGATATGCTTCCAGAAAACCCAACGGAAGATGACGTGAAGGGAGTACTAAATGAACTTGGCAATCCAGTGCAGATGGCGAACGGATTTCGAGATTGGCCAATGTATTTAATCGGTCCACAATATTTCGAGCACTATGTTAAATTATTAAAAACTGTGATGCCAATCGCTTTGACCGTCACCTTTATCTTGTTTATGACAGCGAATGTTATAGGTTACAACGGGACTGAAACGATAGGAACTGTTTTCTTTCATTTACTTGGGGATGCCATTAGTGGTTTATGGAATACCTTCATCCAAACCCTCTTCTGGATTACGCTCGTTTTTGTTGTCTTAGAACGAACCAATTTGAAAGTAACGGATAGTTGTCATACGTGGTCAGCAGATGAATTGACGAAAGGAACCCCGCTGCCGAAGAAAAAGAAAATTTCTAAATTTGAACTGTTTAGCGATCTTCTCTTTGCAGCGGTATGGGCAACGCTATACTATAACGCTGAGCATTTGCTTGGCATCATAAGAAATGGCGAAATCGATGTCCCTTTCTTTAACAATGAGGTGCTGCTCTCTTATTGGCCGCTTGTTAGTCTAGCTCTTCTAACAGCGGTATTGCTTGCGCTTTATAAAATACTTGTCGGCTATTGGACGAAACGGTTAGCCATTGCGAACGCCGTTCATCATGTCTTTGCAACCGTTGTGATTGTGATTATGCTTTTAAATGATCGTCTCATTCATGACGATTTCACGAAGTTATTATCCCTATCAGAAATCGTTCAAAACACCTTATTAGCGGCGATTGGACTCTTCTTTGTCATCAGTGCTGGTATCGATATTATCAAAGGATTTTGGAAAGCGAAATTGTGAGTTACCAAAAGAAGTAGAACAGTCGCTTCTATTTGTTGAATATTTAAAAATGGCGCTTGGAATTGGAGAGAACTAATTAACTGAAAAAATAAATTTTAAAAGAATCGCAGATATTGTGATTCTTTTTTTCATTCTTATAAACCTTGATATAAAAGGATTTTTGGGATTTTTCTATCTATGAAATTAGGCGAAAGGAAATTCTTCAGAAAAAATTTTTAAACGTTTTCATTGATTTATGAAATAATAATTCCTATAATGAAGAAAGTTGGAAGGGTTTTCAGAGATTCATTGAAAAGATCCTTTATTTCAGAAGAGGTGGGAGTTATCATGGAAATTTATCTTTTAGCAATAACAGTCATATCGATTGCAATTGTCATTGTCGGCGTTTCCGTTTTTCAATGGCATGCGTTTATCGGTTTAACGGTAGCGGCTTTGTTCCTGGCAGTTATGTCTGGTATGGAATGGGTCAATATCATAGGTTCGTATGAAACTGGTGTTGGTGGCGTTCTTGGTCACTTAGTTGGTATCCTAGCACTTGGTACAATTCTGGGGAAACTTTTATCTGAATCTGGTGCAGGTTTACAGATTGCGAATTTCTTTATTCGCGTTTTTGGAGAGAAGAAGCTCCCGTGGGCGATGTTCTTCTCAGGATTTATTATCGGTATTCCAGTATTCTTTGAAGTTGGTATTCTCATTTTATTACCGCTTGTTATTTCGATTCAAAAAGCAACGAAGAAAAACATTCTATTGATTGCGCTACCAGCTGTGGCTGGTTTATCGATTGTGCACGGATTGATTCCGCCACATCCAGGTGCGGTTGCAGCGATTGGAATTTATGAAGCCGATCTTGGTAAGGTTCTTTTATACTCACTCATAATAGCGCTTCCAGCAGGTATTCTTGGCGGTCCGGTATTCGCGAAGTGGATTAATAAACGCGTTGTTCCTGTAGGTGAGCCTGATTTGATCAAGGTAGAAGATGAGCGCGATCCTTCTACGCTACCTGGAACAGGCATTTCATTTACAACGATTATTATGCCAGTCTTGCTTCTTGTCTTAGGAACATTCGCACCGTTTCTACCTTTACCAGGTGATGCGGTAGGAATTTTAGAATTTATCGGTAGCCCACTCGTGGCATTGTTACTTTCTTGTTTCTTTGCTTTCTATTTCCTTGGTTTCCGTCAGGGATTAGACAAAAAACAAATTAAAAAATACGTGGAAGAATGTATTCTACCTGTAGGTTCTATCATCTTGATCATTGGTGCAGGTGGCGGTTTTAAACAAATCTTGATTGATAGCGGGATTGGTACGATTATCGGGAACCTTTCACAGGATCTCTCTTTGTCACCGCTTGTTCTCGCATTTATGATCGCAGGTCTGATCCGAATTGCAACAGGTTCAGCAACGGTAGCCCTTACAACAGCGGCTGGTATTGTTTCACCGATTATTGCAACAATGTCAGGGGTAAACCTGGAATTGCTCGTTATTGTAACAGGTGCAGGTTCACTTATGTTCTCACACGTGAACGATGCTGGGTTCTGGATGGTGAAGGAATATCTAGGGTTAACGGTTAAAGAAACGTTTAAGACGTGGACTGTGTTGGAAACAGTACTTTCCTTTGCTGCTTTTGGTGGCGCTTTGATTTTGAATATGTTTGTATAAGAATGGAAAGAGAGGGGGTCAGGCACGTGCCTGACCCCCTCTCTCTTTTTTTAATTGCAGTTATTTTCCTGATTCTTGATGTAAGATGTATTGCATTCCATTTGAATGGTGGTGTGGCTAAGCTCAAACTGATCATGTAGTTTTTGATTTGCGAGTTGGAGAAGTTGATCACGGTCACAACCGTTATTGACGACTAAATGACACGTGAAAGCAGGAAAGTCAGAAGTGATGTTCCAAATATGCACGTCGTGGATCGAATGAACACCATCTAAACCAGTTAACATTTTCTTTACTTCTTCTAGGTCAATATTAGAAGGTGTTCCTTCCATTAAGACGTGGAAGGAATCTTTTGTAACTCGAATTCCGCTAATTAAAACAAGGATAGCTACGATGGAGCTTGCGATCGGATCTGCGTAATTCCAACCGACGAACATGATGAGAAGGGCAGCGATAATAGCACCAATTGAACCTAATAAATCACCAAGTACATGAAGAAAAGCACTTCGTAAATTTAAGTTTTCTGATGTATCACCTTTCATCAAGATCCATGCCACTAGTACATTTACGATAAAACCGATTGTCGCAATGATCAGCATGCCTGTACTTGCTACATCAGGTGGATCGATAAATCGATTAATAGATTCCCATAGGATATAGATAGAAATACCGATTAGCGCAAGACCATTTAAAAAAGCGGCTAAAATTTCAAATCGTTTGTATCCATAGGTTTTATCCTGATTCGATGCCTTTTCCCCAAGTTTAAATGCAAGAAGACTCATTCCAAGCGCAACAGCGTCGCTAAGCATATGTCCAGCATCTGATAAGAGTGCGAGACTATTTGTTACAAATCCTCCAATTACCTCAAGAATCATAAAAGACGAAATAAGTAGGAAACTAATAAAAAGCGCTTTTTTGTTAGCGGAATGTGTGTGTCCGTGATCATGAGAATGGTTATGTCCCAAAATAATTCCTCCAGTCTGTATGTCGTGTAAGTGATATATGATTATGTGTTCATGTATTGATTGTACCACTTTTTGTAGAGAATTAAACGGGGGAGAAGAGGGGAGAAGGGGGTCAGGTTCGAACCTGACCCCCTCAAAAGACAATTGTCTTTTGAAAGCGTACACTTAGTAGAAAGGTAATGAATACAATTGAATTTTCATGTATGGAAGCTTTATTTTCGGAAACAGTATTAGGATAGAGGAGGTTATGGATGGTGTCAAAAGATCGTGGACTACTCTACATCATTTGGATTGTTACTGGTGTATTATTATATCGATTTGTTCCAAAAACTAAAATTAGACATGTGATTGTTGTCATGTTTTTCAAGCAATTTGTTACCTGGTTTTTAGGGTTATGGGTGGTTGAGAAAGGGTTGATTAAGTATCCAGTACGATTTATGAAGAAATCTAATAAAAGTAGCTTTACATTTGAATACTTCATATATCCCTCGTTCTGTGCGATTTTTAATTTAAATTATCCTGAGAAGCGAAATAAGGTTATCCAATTTCTTTACTATCTTTTTCATGTTGGTTTGATTACTGGTGGCGAAGTATTGGCGGAGCGGTATACGAATCTCATTAAGTATGTAAAGTGGAAATGGTACTATAGTTTTGTTTCACTTGGAATAACGAATTACGTATCGAGACGTTTCTATAAATGGTTTTATAAAAATGAATTTGAAGAAAGTGAAACAAGTGGATGAATCGCCAGATAGGTTGTACACACTTTCCTACTAAATAACAGACTGCACTTTACACCTTTCTTTGTGATATCTTTTTTATGGTTCTAGTGAAATCAGTGAAGGGTGTTTAAATGAGTAAAAAAATAAAAGTGACGCTTCCTAAAATTCCGACGGTATTGGAAGAAGGAAGCTTTCGTGATATCTATCGTGATGAAGATTTTTCGTTAATGAATTGTGAGATTACGGGAGAAACAATTGAAGATATTGAACTAGATCAGGCCATTGTTTCAAAAGTTGTATTTCGAAATGTGACGTTAACAAATGCGATGCTACCTCGCGTAGATCTAACGGATGTGATCTTTGATAATTGCAATCTTTCAAATGTGAACTTCAATGAAGGCATCATTCATCGTGTAAAGTTTATTGATTGCAAACTCATGGGAACAGATTTTACTGAAGCAAATCTCGGAAACGTTCTATTTGAAAATAGCCGCGCGCATTTCAGTAGTTACGTGGATACGCGCTTAAAACAAGTGGAGTTTACGTCCACTTCACTACAAAATGCAAACTACCACGGCTGTCAGTTTACAAAGACGGCTTTCGTTCAGTGTGATCTAAACGAAGCGAATTTTGTGCAAACGCGCTTAAATGGTGTAGATATTAGCACGTGTCATTTCGAGCGAATTCACGTTGATTTCGAAACGCTTGAGGGTTGTGTAGTATCACAGGAGCAGGCGATCGGGTTTGCGAAGTTATTAGGATTGAACGTTGCGGATGAATAGAAAGTGGCGAGGCAGGTGCATTTCTGCCTCGCCTTTTTTCATTGAAGATAACTCGTAACGTCATGCAGCGGAGCAGGAGCGTTTACCCAGAGCTGAGTGAGTAAAGAAGTCATTGAGGAATAGGTGATAATTTGAAATAATTGAGAGTAGAGCAGGTTACATAGACGAAGAAGCGTAAGGAAGACGAAATAAGCTCTTACGATTGGAGGGTTTTATGAACATTCGACATGTAAAGCAGTCAGACTACTATGTCATTGCGCCACAAATCAATGAATGGTGGAATGGCAGACAAATGGCCGACAGGCTACCTAAATTGTTTTTTGATCACTTTACGAATACGAGTTTTGTCGCAGAACAAGATGGTGAAATTATTGGCTTTCTCATAGGTTTTCTTTCTCAATCGCATCTTCAGGAAGGGTATATTCATTTTGTTGGTGTCCACCCTACGCATCGTGGCAGCCACATTGGACGCCAACTCTATGAGTCTTTCTATCAAACAATGAAAGCTTATGGCCGAAATTTGGTGAGGTGCGTTACCTCTCCAGTAAATAAGAATTCAATTGCTTACCACATTCGAATGGGGTTTGAAATTGAAGGTGGTAATCGTGTCGTAAATGGAATTGCGGTGCACTCAAATTATGACGGACCAGGAGAAGAGCGGGTAGTGTTTGTGAAGCGCATATAAATGTCCACGGGAGGGGTCAGGCTCGAGCCTGACCCCTCCCTGCCCAGCAGGAATCCACAATCCACCTGCCGAACTATATTTCTTGAGAATGATGCACATAATCAAAGGAGCGGTGACAAATGTCATTTATGAAGAAAATGATGGCGCGTGTAGGTGTTGGAAGTTCAGAAGTTGATACGATCTTGAATCGAAATGTCCTTGTTCCAGGTGAAACGGTCGATGGTGTGATTAATATAAGAGCAGGTAGCGTTGAACAAACGATTGAAAAGATCGATCTCACCCTTCACACAACTTACGTGCAAAAGAAAGATGACAGCAAGGTAACCAAATCGGCTCAAATTGCGCGGCACGCGGTTGCGAATCAGTTTACTATTCAACCAAATGATGAGAGGGAATTCCCTTTCTCGTTTACGTTGCCACTTGATGCCCCGATCAGTAAAGGGAAGAGCAAAGTTTGGCTTCAAACTGGACTCGATATTAAAAGTGCAGTGGATCCGCAAGATAAGGATATGATTCAAATTGCACCTCATCCGTATATCAATGCTTTCCTTCAAGCAGTCGATGGACTTGGTTTTAAGCTTCGAGAGGTTGAAAATGAAGAAGCTCACGGTTTTGGCCGACTGCCGTTTATTCAGGAATTTGAGTTCCACGCCACACACGGTGCGTTTCGCAGTCGCCTTGATGAGCTAGAAGCCGTGTTTCAGCCGGTTTCAGAAGACAACATTCGCGTGATCCTTGAGATCGATCGAAAAGCACGAGGCTTTTCTGGATTCTTATCTGAAATGCTTGAAACGGATGAATCCAAAGTGCAGTTTATGTTAACGACAGACGATGTTAACGAGATCCAGCGCCAGCTTATTGATGTTCTTAACCAATACGCATAAAAAGTTAACCGCGCGCTCGAGCGTAGCTGGTAAAAACGCACTTATTTAGGTAAGTGCGTTTTATTTTGAAACAAATCTCATTTTAATTCGTATGTATTCTTACAGATAGAATCTTCTGACCGTTTCGTTCAAGCGAATAAATATGTAATGAGGTGACCAATTTGGAAGAGGGATTGTTCTTATTGTTGATCGTCTTAACGACAGTCATTATTCTTCGTAAAAAGAAAAAGTGATTATTTCAATGCAAGCTTTCTCTTCTTACTTATTGCCTAGCGCTTCAGCAGGAATTTATTCCCTTTTATCGAAGAGATATGAGTAGTGGATCAATCCATGAAATGGGGGATGAGAATGCTTGAAGCGAATTGTTTTTTCTGTAAAAAGAAGTTCAGGGTAAAGCCATCTGATTCGCAATTTCGGAAATTAAAGCAGAATCCAAAGGCGAGCTATGTGTGTCAGTCATGCAACCAATCAATGCAAAGAGAAGCGCAGCAAAGCACGGGTCTTCATCCCGATCAAATCGACCAATATGATAAGTTTGTTCGCTAAAAGGAGCTGAAAACAAATGAAGAATTGGTTAAAAATGGTGCCGCTGCTTCTCCTCATATTAGTGGGATGTAGTGATAAAGAAGAGGCAGGGGCTAAGCAAGTTGTACATAAGGGTTCCGACTTAAAAGTAAGTGACACATTTACATCAGGATCCTATAAAATGCTCGGTGATGAAGGGCGACTGGGCTTCATTTATGATGAAGCGACAATATTGAAAGCAGGAAAGCCAAACAAGTATATGTGGCATTTTTGGGGAGCGGAAGAGGAATTAGATGGGAGATTTAAAGTGATCGGCACAAATCAAGATACTAAGGAAGAAGTGGTCGTTTTTGAAACGGATGAATTGGCAGGTGCTCATAATGGTGCAGATGCTCATACCCCGTCTTCCATGCAGCTTCCTTCAAGCGGAAAGTGGAAGCTCGATGCTTATGTCGGCGGTGATTTATTTGGAACGATTGTTGTGGAGGTGGAGTAAGTCTATGCACCATATGGGCTACATGATTTGTTTGGATTGATTGCCCGTCCGAACAAGCTCTTGATTTACCCGTGATGTGTATGAAGCGAAAGTGGGCAAGTCACGTTGTGGCCGGAGTTTGAGGTCATCTCGTGGGATGAAAGATGACGAAATGAAAACCACTCCTCTCAAGGATGTGGTTGTCCATAAGTTTTGCGAGAGTTAAAAATAAAGTGAGGTTAGGAATGAAAGCCAAAACGTTTTTACACATACTCGGATGGGTCATTCTTGGATCGTGGCTCATCCATTTTCTAGCGTTCTATTTTATTGATTCAGAAAGAAAAGTCTATAGTATCGAAAAAATAATAGAGGGTGTCGTCTTTATCGTTCTCGTAGTACCTGTCTATTTTAGCGGTGTTACGCTGTATTACAAATTCTTTGATCGCGAAGGATAGGAAGTCAGGGTGGGGTGATGAAAAGCAAGCTGGGCGCAGTGCCACTCATGGCAGAGACAAAACTCCTTTCATCAATAAATAAAGGATCAGTACTATAGTCGAATTGGTGACCTTATTAGTAATCTCGGGAAGTGATCTTCACCGGGATCTTTTTAGATACAAAAAGATCTCGGTGATTGACACGAAAATTAAATGAAAAGCTATTAGTTAAAGGAGAGTGTACAGCATCGCACCTTTACGATGGAAGATGTCGAATTTGGATCTCACAAAAGTATTGCCTCAAGCTTCGTTAAAAACACCTTTTGTGCTGGGGGTTGACGGGCTAAGTCGTTCAGGTAAAACGACCTTTGTCACAAAACTGGAGAATTATTTTAAAACGCTGGGATATCGTGCGGATACGTTTCACATCGATGATTACATAGAACCGCGCAATAGACGCTATGATACGGGGCATGAAGAATGGTTTGAATACTACTTTTTGCAGTGGGATATTGAAAAGCTAAAGGAAGAACTATTTGAAAAAGCGAAAGAGGGAGTAAAAGCTGATCAAGAATCTTCTAATGGTGAAAGCCCCCTTTCGGATGTAGTGATCATTGAAGGTGTTTTCCTCCAACGAAAGGAATGGCGCGGAGTTTTTAATCGAATGCTTTATTTAGATTGTGCGAAAGCGGTGCGATTTCAACGAGAAAGCAAAGAAACACAGCAAAAGGTAAAGAAATTTGAAGACCGTTACTGGAAGGCAGAGGCGTATTACTTGGAGAATGTTCGACCGGGAGAAAAGGCGGATATTGTGATTGAATCTTAAGATTCTTTTGGTGAGGTGGACTAAGTTGCGTAGGTTAATGGAGGGTAGATTCGTATGACGATCGCATATGTTCAATGGGATGCACAGAAAGTGAAATTAAGCTGGAGCGGCAATACCGCTCCAGATGGAATGGTGACAAGCACTCATGGATTCTGTTTCAATCGAAATCAACTTCTTCTCGTGAATTTGAAAGAAAGAGGTTGGGACTTTCCGGGAGGGCATGTTGAAGCAGGAGAATTACCTGAAGCTTGTTTGGCGCGTGAAGCAATGGAAGAAGGGTATGTGAAAGGCGTTAGTCAATTGCTCGGTTCTTTAACGGTCGATCATAGCGAAAATCCGAACTGGAACGAACAGAGCGCTTATCCTAAAGTAGGGTATCAACTTTTCTATCGAATGGAAATTAGAAAGGTACTACCGTTCAAGGCAGAACATGAATCAATTGATCGCATGTTTGTCGACCCCTATCAAGTGAGCGCCTACTTCAAGGGATGGAATGAGGTGTACCAGGCAATTTTAGAAGCTGCACTAAAATTGGAGGAGAAGAAGTGAAGAAAAGATGGTGGCTCTCATTCATTCTAGCAACCGTTCTTCTTTCGAGCTGCTCTGCTAATGAAAACAAGGTGGCCGAAATAGAACCAGCGCCTGAGTCAGAATATGCGAAGACATTTGATGAGTTAGTACTTGGTACCCTATTTGATTTTAAGCTTGAAGTACAAAATGCGGATCAAAGATGGGTGAAGCTGTGGGTTGAGCGTTATCAAGATGGGAAGAAAGATGATGATTCCGTTGTGGATCTTATCTATGGTGAAAGTTTAGATGAGACGGATGAAGGTCATGTAGGATTCGGAATCATCAATTCAGAAAAAGATGAACCATTGTACTTTTTATATGCTCCAGATATAAAATTAAATCCCCAAAAAAGCAGTAAGAAAGCTAATTTAGAAAGTTCGATGGCTACTTGGGAATATGCGTTTA from Bacillus sp. Cs-700 encodes the following:
- a CDS encoding sporulation protein, giving the protein MSFMKKMMARVGVGSSEVDTILNRNVLVPGETVDGVINIRAGSVEQTIEKIDLTLHTTYVQKKDDSKVTKSAQIARHAVANQFTIQPNDEREFPFSFTLPLDAPISKGKSKVWLQTGLDIKSAVDPQDKDMIQIAPHPYINAFLQAVDGLGFKLREVENEEAHGFGRLPFIQEFEFHATHGAFRSRLDELEAVFQPVSEDNIRVILEIDRKARGFSGFLSEMLETDESKVQFMLTTDDVNEIQRQLIDVLNQYA
- a CDS encoding cation diffusion facilitator family transporter, which encodes MGHNHSHDHGHTHSANKKALFISFLLISSFMILEVIGGFVTNSLALLSDAGHMLSDAVALGMSLLAFKLGEKASNQDKTYGYKRFEILAAFLNGLALIGISIYILWESINRFIDPPDVASTGMLIIATIGFIVNVLVAWILMKGDTSENLNLRSAFLHVLGDLLGSIGAIIAALLIMFVGWNYADPIASSIVAILVLISGIRVTKDSFHVLMEGTPSNIDLEEVKKMLTGLDGVHSIHDVHIWNITSDFPAFTCHLVVNNGCDRDQLLQLANQKLHDQFELSHTTIQMECNTSYIKNQENNCN
- a CDS encoding NUDIX domain-containing protein — encoded protein: MTIAYVQWDAQKVKLSWSGNTAPDGMVTSTHGFCFNRNQLLLVNLKERGWDFPGGHVEAGELPEACLAREAMEEGYVKGVSQLLGSLTVDHSENPNWNEQSAYPKVGYQLFYRMEIRKVLPFKAEHESIDRMFVDPYQVSAYFKGWNEVYQAILEAALKLEEKK
- a CDS encoding PadR family transcriptional regulator is translated as MEVGVDVTLLQSLITELRRGTLTLAVLSQLRSPQYGYSLVQSLEKSGISIEQSTLYPLLRRLEKQELVTSSWDTTESRPRKYYVLSVYGRDIFEQLKAEWEKTSTELRSLLKGEEERESD
- a CDS encoding pentapeptide repeat-containing protein, whose amino-acid sequence is MSKKIKVTLPKIPTVLEEGSFRDIYRDEDFSLMNCEITGETIEDIELDQAIVSKVVFRNVTLTNAMLPRVDLTDVIFDNCNLSNVNFNEGIIHRVKFIDCKLMGTDFTEANLGNVLFENSRAHFSSYVDTRLKQVEFTSTSLQNANYHGCQFTKTAFVQCDLNEANFVQTRLNGVDISTCHFERIHVDFETLEGCVVSQEQAIGFAKLLGLNVADE
- a CDS encoding CBO0543 family protein, with translation MVSKDRGLLYIIWIVTGVLLYRFVPKTKIRHVIVVMFFKQFVTWFLGLWVVEKGLIKYPVRFMKKSNKSSFTFEYFIYPSFCAIFNLNYPEKRNKVIQFLYYLFHVGLITGGEVLAERYTNLIKYVKWKWYYSFVSLGITNYVSRRFYKWFYKNEFEESETSG
- a CDS encoding GNAT family N-acetyltransferase encodes the protein MNIRHVKQSDYYVIAPQINEWWNGRQMADRLPKLFFDHFTNTSFVAEQDGEIIGFLIGFLSQSHLQEGYIHFVGVHPTHRGSHIGRQLYESFYQTMKAYGRNLVRCVTSPVNKNSIAYHIRMGFEIEGGNRVVNGIAVHSNYDGPGEERVVFVKRI
- a CDS encoding gluconate:H+ symporter, whose translation is MEIYLLAITVISIAIVIVGVSVFQWHAFIGLTVAALFLAVMSGMEWVNIIGSYETGVGGVLGHLVGILALGTILGKLLSESGAGLQIANFFIRVFGEKKLPWAMFFSGFIIGIPVFFEVGILILLPLVISIQKATKKNILLIALPAVAGLSIVHGLIPPHPGAVAAIGIYEADLGKVLLYSLIIALPAGILGGPVFAKWINKRVVPVGEPDLIKVEDERDPSTLPGTGISFTTIIMPVLLLVLGTFAPFLPLPGDAVGILEFIGSPLVALLLSCFFAFYFLGFRQGLDKKQIKKYVEECILPVGSIILIIGAGGGFKQILIDSGIGTIIGNLSQDLSLSPLVLAFMIAGLIRIATGSATVALTTAAGIVSPIIATMSGVNLELLVIVTGAGSLMFSHVNDAGFWMVKEYLGLTVKETFKTWTVLETVLSFAAFGGALILNMFV
- a CDS encoding DUF2197 domain-containing protein yields the protein MDQSMKWGMRMLEANCFFCKKKFRVKPSDSQFRKLKQNPKASYVCQSCNQSMQREAQQSTGLHPDQIDQYDKFVR